GTAGCCCAGTATACACACCGGGTTACACAGCATGACCTGCAACGAGCAGCAAAACAGAACATGTTGGAAACGTCTCTCACAGCCACAGGACagtcattttatcatttcatctgTCAGTTATTGAGGCCCAAGCACCAACAGTTGGAACAGTGACAGCAGATTATGGAAAATGACAGTAAACTTTACAAAGTGAACTAAACTCAAATttgactgaaaaaagaaaataaagcaggaaaGCTTGTACTGAATGATGAGGTCGTATTTGAAGGATTCATTAATATCATTATGATGACAGAGGATGAAGTGAGCGTGAGGCTGAGCAGTGCTGCTGTCGCTCACCTGTGTTCCTATGCTCCAGTAGAACCAGCCCACGTAGGAGGGGTGTCTGAAGTAGGAGTAGACCCCATCTGTGACCAGCACGTGGCTCTGGGCCTTCTCATTCTGGACGATATGGTTGAAGTTGGAGCCCGCAGTCAACATGGCCGCCTTACGCAGGCCCTCACCACACAGCACCATGAGCAGACCCATTAAGCTCAACCagctcagctgcttcagttctgatagagaagaaacactgataaAACACTGGAGGACACAACGTGCAAGATGACAGGATCTGCTCAACATGGGGAGCAGCAGGCTTTCAAGAACCTACTGGCTTTGTTAGCCACTGGGGCATGTTCAGGAACTTCACAAAGACTCGCCATGTGACTTAACCTTTACACTATTAACTCATCTGTATGTCCAATCTGTACAAGCCATGAGCTAAACATTATGCAGTGACAATGAGCCTGATGACGGACCAACCTGGAACTGTCATCTTCTCCACAGTGAACTCCACCCAGGATGAGATAGCAGCCAGGGTGTACTCCACACTGTGGTTGAGCAGGAAGGAGTCCAGAGACAGGCTGCGAGGGTTGATGATGGCCGTCACCAGGTACTCAGAGTAATGGAAGAATGACAGCGAGCACATGTACCTGCAGAGAGGCACCATTACTACACATGTTCAACTGCTACATGCATGCATTACAGAATAAACATCCTGCTGCATAGACATGCTACATATCCTGGTTCACCATGTTATTAATCCGGGAATTATAACAATTGCGATTTTCAGTCAAATTTAATTCATTGTGATTCAATAGTATAAGACAATAGAAAATCTGTCTGGGGGACACTGTGGGGTGGGTACTCGATGAACTATGAAGTTGTGCACAGCAGCTTTGTGACTGACCTGAGTGACCAGTGACATTTCAACATATGTACATACCAGCCAAAATGTGTCCAGGTGGTTTCAGAGAAGCTTATAATTAAGCCACAGCCAAAAGTAACTCCCAGAAAGCAGGCTCTCACAGCAACCTGGAATAAGTCAAAGCCTcaggtcaacaacaacaacaacaggttgGGCAGATTATCAGCAGGTTTCAGTGGGAAACACTGCGGACTCCCAGCAGCTGGCATCCTATTGTGCATGATAcgtacataatataatatacaccAATTACTCTTGAATGGATCACGCCGAATTAGGACCAGGAGCCTGGTTATTCATGAAACACATAAGGTCATCTTATAGAAGCAAAGTAAACTCGACCCAAACCAACAGAACAGTATACTGGCAGATTTCTGAACTGAGTTCTGTGTCACTTTGTTTCCGCGGCACATAAACAACATGTTAGggctgttttcttcttctcaaataaaatgaaacgtAGCAAGAGGTAAGTAGTGAGTAAGGCTTCGCAGCTTTGTCTGGCTTAGGCTTCTATCTTTATCTCATCAGCTCCAGCTGTCTCATTCCTCTTTAGCTAATCAGATTAACTACATaggtagctaatgttagcttgctaTATGATTTAGTTAACCTAGCCAACTGAACAGTGCaacattcaaattaaattaagtaAGTTATGTCAGAGGAATAGGTTAAATACTTCACTGCTGGACAGCATTAAAACACACGTGAGCTTTACTCAAAACGAGATAAAGTCAGAATGAACACAGGAAGTTGGCTACCTAACGCCAGTGCTTACCTTGTACAGAGGTCCCCTGTATATGATTAGCAAGAGGCCGTTGACAACAGCAATGTGGATGCAAATCGCTATTTTCCCGGATGTTTCCGTTAGATAATCGAATACCCAATCAAGGTGTCCAAACCAGGTTCTGATCAATGGGATTACAACCACGCTGAGCCCTAAAATAAAGCCTTTTACACTTACTCGTCCTTCTAGCACCAACTTACTGCCTGCCATGTTGGAAGTCCTGTGCTGAAGGAACTATCGCGATACCCAAATGGCAACCGCGTGATGTTCATTTCTAGCTGTCACATCTTACCAGTAACAGGGTGAAAGGATGCATTGGGTTTGTATGGACGATTTTGGAATAGCCCACAtctataagaggatatattattattacatacatAAATCCTCTGGATGTATGAAAATATACGTTTattacatatatgaaataattataataaaatgtacatgTTAATATCTATGACTTTCTATGTGGTTCAACATACCATAACCATATATGACCATATATGTTCacgatatatatttaatttatatatacaagtttattaaaaaaacatacatataaacattCTGTGCccttatatatgtttttctcattaatttcaaatatgtctatcttcccattctgggaaagtggtctcagacttttagaCCTTGCTGTATACAATATTAACATATACTTACTTGGCAGGCCTTGGGATGGGTATATACTTTTGTAAgatatgtctacaatataagcatgcatacataaataaacacatttatatggGCTGGACATATATATCAATAtctgaaattgttccaatttgtAATAGGTTttatgcacacccacacacatataaatataatatatatatatatatatatatatttttttttttttttttttcttcttctttcttttaacgtttttattttacatgttcaTATTCAAGTAAATTCAATACATCCACATATATTGCTTTTGAGACCGGGCCTTGTGGGTTAATCCATTCCTAAGTGGGTGAAACAGGAATTGATCGAACCTAAACGCATGAAAAATATAGTGTCACCTTGTCTGAAGGCGAGATGTACAAACAGCAGTTTGTCAGGTGACAAGAGTATGACCTTAGACACATTATGGAGGCAAAGCAGCTGCTGGATCTTACAGAAGAAACTTAAGCCAGTAGAGTTtatgaatttaattaaatacaaaatatttaaaaaaaaaatgaataaaaatgttttatttctcaatattacattttcactTGTCATGACACTGATGTGGGACAGACCTGGCGCTGTGCTTTACTTACAGTAACATTATGAATCCCTGACAGCCCCTGTCCTGAAGCACATCAAGTTAAATCTGTGATCTACTCTGCTTCACTGAGtcagtggagaaaaacaaaggacaTGTTGTGGATACTGTTGTAGTGTTGATTATTGTCAGTAGTGACAGATGTCAGTTTCATTGGCTTTGAGTCCAACAGTAATTCTGCTTCATCAATCCAGTCTGCAACCACAACAAATCCATCTTCAAGGTTCAGACACCTACACAGGCAGACTCCCGCCACAGACCTGAGCACAGGCCTCTTCATCAGCAGTAACAGTCATGAGCTGTTCGAAGTGGCTTGATCCGTCTTCACAGGTTCTACTTTCTTTGGCTGCTTGAGAAAAAACTGGAAATCTTGCTTTGTGTCCTGAGAGGAGGTGACGATGaatctgaaacaaacaaaacatataaaaggAAGTTGTAAGGCTTCATATGACAGACCAAAGACTGTTGTGTtatttctgaaaacagaaatatctgcaatgtttgttttttttccacatgctGAAAATGTCCCGTAACAGTAGTTATAGTATTTGTATTTCTAAAATTTGATTAGTGGTCACTTCAGACTGACCGGCTCAAACAGCTTTGCAGTGCAGCCAATAATAACTATCAACCACTTACATCTCCTAGCTACACAGCCAGAGGGTACGTTACAGATTAATGCTCTCCATGATTTCTAACGATTTCATTCTCTAAAATCTTCTTCAATACTACAGGGAAAAAATATAAGTCAGacataagaaatgaaaaaacacgTGGCTCTGTTATATTATGATCCACTGGGTTGTCCTTCACCTTTGCTTTGCTGGTCTTCACTTACAGGagcaacatcaacatcaacaccagcagcagcagcagcagaagacacCGACTGACCTATCAGTGAATCCAACATCTCTTTGTACTGCTTCTTATGCTGAGGGCGAATAAACATGCCAAAtcctgaagaaaagaaaaagatggagtgaacagtgagaaaaaccacagaaacaaaaaagtacAAGAAAGAACATTTGTGCAGTGATCTTAAAGAACTTACTGACTAGAAGGTTGAAGTCCTCATCTCGCTCAGTGAACAAGCTCACCACTGTGGTCACCAGGTTTTCATAGTTGTCTGTTTTCTTGTAGCTGTGAACGGTCTGAAAGAGCTGAGCTGACTTTTCTGCTCCAAGAGCTTTTTTCACGTCACACAGGAAAGCGGCGTGGACCTCGCTTTTTGGAGCAGAACCTGATTCACACGGGAAGAGATTTTACTTCATACTGAATGACCCCTTCATCCAGACAGCAGTCTGTATCTGTAGTCATAATCACAGTCAATGTCCCAGGcgtgatttctttaagcttgcTAACAAATGGCTGagtgagactacagaggttgtcggggacgttaaacGACATCACGCCGAACACAGAAACTAATCTCCTCACCGGTCAACCTTGTACAGCCTTGTGTTTCTACTCGTGCTCTTACAAACTGTTACTAGtttgtagaagaggtaagaGCTGAATCTAAACTATAAGAATCATTTCAGCGTCTGCAGTAAAggtaaaatgaagtgatgtcCTACCAGTCTGAGGTTCTCTCAGTCCCTGCTGGTTTAGATGGTGTCCTCCTTTGTTGAGCTGCTGTGTATTCAGCTGACTGCAGGTAGACGTCCGATTGGAGGAGGTCAGACCTGTAGTGGGCCGTCCTTCTGTAGCTTCgagaaaacaaaactcaacagTTACAGATTCTGTCTTtctattgaaaaaataatcccATAATTAAAAAAGAGCTTCCACATTCTGCCTGGTCCCGTCAGACACAATCAAAGAAGAGCGCAGTGTTGGGTTAGGATGAGTGTTTCATACCAGTCTGCAGCATCAGCGTTTTCTTCTCGTCCTTTGACAGTGAGTGATCAGGTTTGTATCCGCAGCCCTGCCCGGTCAGCTCCTGGCATCTCTCGTCAAACCTCTTCTTGTGATGTGGACGAACAAACTGGTAGAAGCCTTGAACACAGCGACAAactcaacataaacaaacacacacacacacactgtgtcgtCTCAGGCAAAAACAAGAATACTTTACATATCACTTATTTGGCTCAATTTTATATCTTCATTATTTGTGAGAAACAAAATGGTTTGACGCTCACTGAGCCGACAGAAACAAggtgtttttaaatcacagtgtaaatgtgtgtgtttctttagaGCGGAGGACTCACCGCGGAGCAGACTGTGATTGTTAGTGTCCTCAACTAAGACAGCTGTCTCAGTCAGCAGGAGGTCCAGGTTGTCAGTCTTCTTGTAGGTCTGCAGAGCCTGGATGATGCTCTGAAAGTTGACCTGGCTCAGTGACTTCTTCATCTCTGCCAGGAACGTCTTCGCCCTGCTGGCTTTACCCTCCTCAGACACATCGTCCGACACGCTGCTTTTCTTCAGCCACGAGGgagaaaaatacacagataCAGAAATCAATCAAAAGATATACAGCAGCCACGAATATGAATTAACCACAGAATATTTGGTGAAAGTAACTTGATCAGCACCATCATGATTTCAACAGGTAACACGCATCTGAACGGTAACAGTAGTTACAGTCCCGTCTTTTAAACTAACAGCCAATGAAACATCCTGAATACAATCATCTTACTTTATGGCTGTGTGTTGGACTTGGGGCTCAAAGTGcccagcagctctgtggctgaacagactgaaccaaacaaacCTGGTGTTGTTCAGAGTGACACGTACCTGCTCTTGGACCAATTTGATTTTACGCTTTCCTCCTCGCAGTTCATCATCCATCCTCTTGTCATACTGGAGAGACAGCGTGGACAAACGGTTTGCcttcaaaagaaaatagacaattgaacaaataaaaatgtattcctCTTGAGAATAAAAGCACTAATAATTTGACTTTACCAGTGTTTCACGATGTGACATACATCAGATGTACTGACCAAACTACCACAGCACATGTGACAGTAAATGTCccgtcagagagacagagacctGCTCTGGACTTGTAGGACACACCAAGGTGTCTCACAGAAAACACTCTACCTTCTCCTCTCCCACAACAGCATCACCGTCCTCTCCTCCGTGATGGTCGTCTCGTTCCAGAGCATCCAACAGGTTGGCCGGTCTCCTCTGACTCTCCTGCACCTCGCACTCATACTCGATACAGATCCTGGCCATCCCGCCTGCTCCAGTGTGCTCATCTGACAACACAAACCAGacaacaggtaaaaaaaaaaacatcaggattTTAAGGAGTCGTGGAAAACCTTCCCTTTGTATTCATACTCACTGAGCCGCCTCCTCTTCAGGCTGGGAAGGTGGGCGTCCAACACCTTGGCCTTCTGGGCCGAGGATCTTTGGGAGGTtgagcaggaagtgaagctTGAGGACTGAGAGTCTGGTAAAGTCGTCGCCCCACTGCTCTCTGCAGCGGTCTTCTTCTCTACCACAGGTCTCTGGTACagtcaaacaaccacaaacagtcAGTACTAGCCGGCAAATTAACCAGCGCCAACACGCCATCAGCTCAGATGTGCTGAGGCTTTGTGCTCATCTTTATTATAACAATAGATCAATATGTACAAACCATGGAGGCTTCTAGcacaaactgtttattttacattaacacCTGCAACAAAgccaaacaataaatgcaccGTAAACATCATGCAGTTCCTCTTGAGCTTGGCACTGTCAAAAGTATGTCAGTTAATTCAGTTAATACTTTCCCCAGTGCtgtgatatatttatatatatatattagactTTCAGCACTGGTGTCACAGCAGACGTCACCAACTGACCCACATTACACGGGGACAGTGAGGCCGTTATCAATGCAAGGAATCATAGCATCtttatgaagtgtgtgtgagaggaccCACCATCTTCTGTGCCACCCTGAAGAACTGAGAGACGTCACGGACCACGTTCCCGAAGCCATCATACTGCCGAACATACGGCCTGACCCACGATGGAAGCTGAGCCTGGGCATTAGCGTTCTTAAACCTGCCGGGAAACACGTCATTTTATTTCAGACGCCTTCGACATTGTTAAACAGATCCATTCTTTCTGAATGATGTTAGGGAGTTTAATTATTAACGGGGCACTTAACAAATTTTACACATGCTCACATAAACACTATCtgaatacagctgaattcacaataaagctgtttaTTTTAGTTGATTTCTGTAACACAGGCTATTTCAGATTAAGATTATCtatattcatgtgttttttattctattctgaGAAGGACAAACCATCTGTACAGGATTTGTACAAAAGCTCTAACTCTATTCTAAATTAGATTAGATAATGTAATGAACAGAagtgtctgaccaacagtccaaagagACTGTTCAGCTCTACTTCTCTTAAATCACGTGTATGTTCTACTTAAGGACAAATATATTTCTACAAGCGGCTCTATGCAGTGACTCCATGTCTGACCTTTGATCACACAGGAAGATGGCTCCGTAGTCCTCCTTATGGCGAATGACTCTACCGATGGCCTGGTTCACAGCTCTGAACGCCTGCTGTCTGTACCACTCCTGCCCAGACAGGtactgtccacacacacacacacacacacacacatgaaaagacTGAACCACTAAAACATCATCATGCCCTCTTCAGTAAAACTCAGTGAGCAGGTCTCCTCACCTTCACCCCTGGAGCTTTCCTCCGGCTCATCTCATCCAAGAACTGCATCTTCAGGATGACTCGAGGGTCCATCCTTGGAGGGAAGGGAAGGCCGGTGATGATGACACCCCGACCAAACGTGTCTGCAAAATCCAGCCCCTCGCTGgcctgacacagaaacacatttatagATAAGCTGTGAGACGGACGAGTTTGTGTAACGTTCAACATTTTCTTACGGTAACATATGAGACATCTGGCAGTGGAAAAATTAGATAAGACAGTGACCTAATTTACCATTTATTTGATGACATTGAATTCTGACTAAAGGGTTAAATTTACAAATTTTTTGTTTAACTCAGAGACTAGCTAAGAGATTATTGTTTGCAGCTGTAGCTGtgtttctttaatatttttagatgaaaccaaaaacagttttacacaTTAGCATTCCTCATCATAACCATGATCATGACACCCAACAATGGGAAACTGTTGGATGAAAAATAACACTGTGAAATTTGGCTGTTTCAAGACTTTCCAGTGAtgaagccaaaaaataaatgttctgcCTGATGGTGACACTGGACCCTATTTATCCACAACACGTCACAGCAATATGCTCCATTCCTCTGTTTCATCAGACTGAGCTGTCGACGTAAACAAAGCACATGGACACACGGTCACCTCACCTTCCCTCGACACACTGCAAAGAAGGTTCCCCCTTTAGATGCTGGATCATTGACTTTGTTGTAATATCCGTCAATAACCtaaaacaaggagaaaagaTCAGTTGTTGCTTTCACACTGACAAGTCTTTAGAGAAAATGTCACCAACTCACACCATGTGCAGCTCATGAAACACCACGAGACCTTTAACGGGTCTGTGAACGAGATTttagacaacagcagcaaacaaaaa
The genomic region above belongs to Seriola aureovittata isolate HTS-2021-v1 ecotype China chromosome 9, ASM2101889v1, whole genome shotgun sequence and contains:
- the icmt gene encoding protein-S-isoprenylcysteine O-methyltransferase, producing the protein MAGSKLVLEGRVSVKGFILGLSVVVIPLIRTWFGHLDWVFDYLTETSGKIAICIHIAVVNGLLLIIYRGPLYKVAVRACFLGVTFGCGLIISFSETTWTHFGWYMCSLSFFHYSEYLVTAIINPRSLSLDSFLLNHSVEYTLAAISSWVEFTVEKMTVPELKQLSWLSLMGLLMVLCGEGLRKAAMLTAGSNFNHIVQNEKAQSHVLVTDGVYSYFRHPSYVGWFYWSIGTQVMLCNPVCILGYTIASWRFFRERIEEEELSLIHFFAEDYVEYKKKVPTGLPFISGIRVN